The Tistrella mobilis genome window below encodes:
- the hisD gene encoding histidinol dehydrogenase, with the protein MPAVNLHDLSTLDAAARADLLKRAESDLGPFLDKVRPIIEAVRTEGDAALARFARDFDRAPVDPARIRVEPEAFDRAFDQVEPEVIEAIRFAVDNIRRFHQDQKPEEMWLHEVRPGAFAGDRFLPIPSVACYVPRGKGSFPSVVMMTTVPAVVAGVPEISIITPPGPDGEVDAATLVAARLAGVETVYKCGGAQGVAAVAYGTETVRKAVKIVGPGSPWVVAAKRLLSDVIDPGIPAGPSEAIIFADDTADGRLAALDLLVEAEHGPDSSAYLVTTSRKVAEDAIAALDGYWAKMGEQRRGFSTTVLTGPRGGVVLAPDLEAAYAFVNDYAPEHLEVLGDEPFAHLGRLVNAGEILLGNRTPVTLGNFVLGPNAVLPTNAAARTFSPLSVFDYMKRSSVGYVTARAYPELARHAGVLARYEGFEAHAAAVSEVRDALLKR; encoded by the coding sequence ATGCCGGCCGTCAACCTCCACGACCTCTCGACCCTCGACGCCGCCGCCCGCGCCGACCTGCTCAAGCGTGCCGAAAGCGATCTCGGCCCCTTCCTCGACAAGGTCCGGCCGATCATCGAGGCGGTGCGCACCGAGGGTGATGCGGCACTCGCCCGCTTCGCCCGCGATTTCGACAGGGCGCCCGTCGATCCCGCGCGGATCCGGGTCGAGCCGGAAGCCTTCGACCGGGCTTTCGACCAGGTCGAGCCCGAGGTGATCGAGGCGATCCGCTTTGCGGTCGACAACATCCGTCGCTTCCACCAGGACCAGAAGCCCGAAGAGATGTGGCTGCATGAGGTTCGCCCCGGCGCCTTCGCCGGTGACCGCTTCCTGCCCATCCCCTCGGTCGCCTGCTATGTGCCGCGCGGCAAGGGCTCGTTCCCGAGCGTGGTGATGATGACCACCGTGCCGGCGGTGGTGGCGGGGGTGCCCGAGATTTCGATCATCACGCCGCCCGGTCCCGATGGCGAGGTCGACGCGGCGACGCTGGTTGCAGCACGGCTTGCCGGTGTCGAGACCGTCTACAAATGCGGCGGCGCCCAGGGCGTCGCGGCGGTGGCCTATGGCACCGAAACCGTCCGCAAGGCGGTGAAGATCGTGGGCCCCGGCAGTCCCTGGGTGGTGGCGGCCAAGCGCCTGCTGTCGGATGTGATCGACCCGGGCATCCCGGCGGGCCCCAGCGAGGCGATCATCTTCGCCGATGACACTGCCGACGGCCGGCTTGCGGCGCTCGACCTGCTGGTCGAGGCGGAGCACGGCCCCGACAGCTCGGCCTATCTGGTCACCACCAGCCGCAAGGTCGCCGAGGATGCGATCGCGGCCCTCGACGGCTACTGGGCGAAGATGGGCGAGCAGCGCCGCGGCTTCTCGACCACCGTGCTCACCGGTCCGCGCGGCGGCGTGGTGCTGGCGCCGGATCTGGAAGCGGCCTATGCCTTCGTCAACGACTATGCGCCGGAACATCTGGAAGTGCTGGGCGACGAGCCTTTTGCCCATCTGGGCCGGCTGGTGAATGCGGGCGAGATCCTGCTCGGCAACCGCACCCCGGTGACGCTCGGCAATTTCGTGCTCGGCCCCAATGCCGTGTTGCCGACCAATGCCGCCGCCCGCACCTTCTCGCCGCTGTCGGTGTTCGACTACATGAAGCGGTCGTCGGTGGGCTATGTCACTGCCCGGGCCTATCCGGAGCTTGCCCGCCATGCCGGCGTGCTCGCCCGTTACGAGGGCTTCGAGGCCCATGCCGCGGCGGTCTCGGAGGTGCGCGACGCGCTGCTGAAGCGCTGA
- a CDS encoding ABC transporter permease produces the protein MSAAGTTPRSKRLLLWSVIGFDLLILALPTLIVLGASFTAGNIVTFPPDGLSLQWYEKVVGAYELRQAFWRSLWVAVVCTLISLPAGTLAAIALARWRIAFGRTLQVYLLLPFTVPLIASGIGMMLLFGRIGILGQLWPVGLACAVINLPFMIWAVGASVNALDPDLENAAANCGAPPVQTFLTVTLPAVMPGVITGALLMFVLAFNEFLVSLLLVDARIVTLPVQIYNSIRSVITPDLAAVSVVYILVAALAIRALDKLVGLDLFLRSK, from the coding sequence ATGAGCGCCGCCGGCACCACCCCCCGCTCCAAGCGGCTGCTGCTCTGGTCGGTGATCGGTTTCGACCTGCTGATCCTGGCCCTGCCGACGCTGATCGTGCTCGGCGCCTCGTTCACCGCCGGCAATATCGTGACCTTTCCGCCCGACGGTCTGTCGCTGCAATGGTACGAAAAGGTGGTCGGCGCCTACGAGCTGCGCCAGGCCTTCTGGCGGTCGCTCTGGGTGGCGGTGGTCTGCACCCTGATCAGCCTGCCGGCGGGCACGCTTGCCGCCATCGCACTCGCCCGCTGGCGGATCGCCTTCGGGCGCACGCTCCAGGTTTATCTGTTGCTGCCCTTCACCGTGCCGCTGATCGCCTCGGGCATCGGCATGATGCTGCTCTTCGGGCGGATCGGCATTCTGGGCCAGCTCTGGCCGGTGGGGCTTGCCTGTGCGGTGATCAATCTGCCCTTCATGATCTGGGCGGTGGGGGCCTCGGTGAATGCGCTCGACCCTGATCTTGAGAATGCGGCGGCCAATTGTGGCGCGCCGCCGGTGCAGACTTTCCTGACCGTCACCCTGCCCGCCGTGATGCCGGGGGTGATCACCGGCGCTTTGCTGATGTTCGTGCTCGCCTTCAACGAGTTCCTGGTCAGCCTGCTGCTGGTCGATGCGCGCATCGTGACCCTGCCGGTGCAGATCTACAATTCGATCCGCAGCGTGATCACGCCGGATCTCGCGGCGGTGTCGGTGGTCTATATCCTGGTCGCCGCCCTCGCCATCCGGGCTCTCGACAAGCTGGTCGGGCTCGACCTGTTCCTGCGCTCAAAATGA
- a CDS encoding ABC transporter permease — protein MPVAVMLRPSKRAYPLSWRLLDAAEAAVGLIRPKRPELVVPALFLAPAILLVAVLVWGLVDMASDSLHVLDTATFLPAEAMSLGNYAQLIDRPIYATVIWRSLLAGVIVTAATLLLAFPYAYVMVRTSSPVVRRVLLISLFLPFFIGQVVRAYGWLIILGAKGIVNGAITGLGFEPLKLIYTYETILFGLVQYMLPFAVLLIAPAITAIGEEVEMAASSLGANWWRGFATVVLPMARPGLIAAGVVVFTLTLTDFAIPNILGGGTNDFAANAIYDAFFRISDSGLGAALAIVLTFLGSTIVGIILAIAGAGTLGMGGRASAKGGGA, from the coding sequence ATGCCGGTCGCCGTTATGCTCCGCCCGTCGAAACGCGCCTATCCGCTGTCCTGGCGGCTGCTCGATGCGGCCGAGGCGGCCGTGGGGCTGATCCGTCCGAAACGGCCCGAGCTGGTCGTGCCGGCCCTGTTTCTTGCCCCTGCCATCCTGCTGGTCGCGGTGCTGGTCTGGGGGCTGGTCGACATGGCGTCCGACAGCCTGCACGTCCTCGACACGGCGACCTTCCTGCCGGCCGAGGCGATGAGCCTCGGCAACTATGCCCAGCTGATCGACCGGCCGATCTATGCGACCGTCATCTGGCGCAGCCTGCTGGCGGGCGTGATCGTCACCGCGGCGACCCTGCTGCTCGCCTTCCCCTATGCCTATGTGATGGTGCGCACGTCGTCGCCGGTGGTGCGGCGGGTGCTGCTCATCAGCCTGTTCCTGCCCTTCTTCATCGGCCAGGTGGTCCGCGCCTATGGCTGGCTGATCATCCTGGGTGCCAAGGGCATCGTGAACGGCGCGATCACCGGGCTCGGCTTCGAGCCGCTGAAGCTGATCTACACCTACGAGACCATCCTGTTCGGCCTGGTGCAGTACATGCTGCCTTTCGCCGTGCTGCTGATCGCGCCCGCGATCACCGCGATCGGCGAGGAGGTGGAGATGGCGGCCTCCTCGCTTGGCGCCAACTGGTGGCGGGGCTTTGCGACCGTGGTGCTGCCCATGGCCCGCCCCGGGCTGATTGCGGCCGGGGTGGTGGTCTTCACGCTGACCCTCACCGATTTCGCCATCCCCAATATCCTGGGCGGCGGCACCAACGACTTTGCGGCCAACGCCATCTACGACGCCTTCTTCCGGATCTCGGACAGCGGCCTGGGGGCGGCTCTCGCCATCGTGCTGACCTTCCTCGGCAGCACCATCGTCGGCATCATCCTGGCGATCGCCGGTGCCGGTACGCTCGGCATGGGCGGGCGCGCATCCGCAAAGGGAGGCGGAGCATGA
- a CDS encoding PotD/PotF family extracellular solute-binding protein gives MRGASRRQVLKGGVMAAAGAALTGTPALVLGRRAFAAEPAKPAEIIVRAWGGVWVEALDKGVSQSFTEATGIRVRHDLTEDNEIQPKIWAAVAQKRVPPIHVNWDTSTNATKSALRGVTEDLSDLSNLSQLLPVAKPIGLEGWPIVNTYSYVYVLAYRTEAFPDGAPKSWKVMLDPKFKGRVALYNDGIGFHPSAQVAGGGKVSDIPANMEPAWEFIRKLKAQQPLLGEDPDFTNWFQQGEIDIACTIISNAREAKQNGIKVDWTVPEEGAKVDTDALWVPKGLPESELYWAKQYVNHALSKGAQQAWTEKLGLPGVQPGLTPPADLAGDPAYPTTPEDFARLISVPTPVLVEHEREWFQTFKEIMQG, from the coding sequence ATGCGCGGCGCCAGCCGCCGTCAGGTGCTGAAGGGCGGTGTGATGGCCGCGGCCGGGGCGGCATTGACCGGCACTCCGGCGCTGGTTCTGGGCCGCCGGGCCTTTGCCGCCGAGCCGGCCAAGCCGGCCGAGATCATCGTCCGCGCCTGGGGCGGCGTCTGGGTCGAGGCGCTGGACAAAGGCGTGTCGCAGAGCTTCACCGAGGCGACCGGCATCCGGGTCCGCCACGATCTGACCGAGGACAACGAGATTCAGCCCAAGATCTGGGCCGCCGTGGCGCAGAAGCGGGTGCCGCCGATCCATGTCAACTGGGACACCTCGACCAACGCCACCAAGTCGGCGCTGCGCGGCGTGACCGAGGATCTGTCGGATCTGTCCAACCTGTCGCAGCTGCTGCCGGTGGCGAAGCCGATCGGGCTGGAGGGCTGGCCGATCGTCAACACCTATTCCTATGTCTATGTCCTGGCCTACCGGACCGAGGCCTTCCCCGACGGCGCGCCGAAGAGCTGGAAGGTCATGCTCGACCCGAAGTTCAAGGGTCGGGTCGCCCTCTACAATGACGGCATCGGCTTCCATCCGTCGGCCCAGGTCGCAGGCGGCGGCAAGGTTTCCGACATTCCGGCCAATATGGAGCCGGCCTGGGAGTTCATCCGCAAGCTGAAGGCGCAGCAGCCGCTGCTGGGCGAGGATCCGGATTTCACCAACTGGTTCCAGCAGGGCGAGATCGACATCGCCTGCACGATCATTTCCAATGCCCGCGAAGCGAAGCAGAACGGCATCAAGGTGGACTGGACCGTGCCGGAAGAGGGTGCGAAGGTCGATACCGATGCGCTCTGGGTGCCCAAGGGCCTGCCTGAAAGCGAGCTGTACTGGGCCAAGCAGTATGTGAACCACGCCCTTTCCAAGGGCGCGCAGCAGGCCTGGACCGAGAAGCTGGGCCTTCCCGGCGTTCAGCCCGGCCTGACGCCGCCGGCCGATCTGGCGGGCGACCCGGCCTATCCGACCACGCCTGAGGATTTCGCCCGGCTGATCAGCGTGCCGACCCCGGTGCTGGTCGAGCACGAGCGCGAATGGTTCCAGACCTTCAAGGAGATCATGCAGGGCTGA
- a CDS encoding ABC transporter ATP-binding protein — translation MVRVDRVSRSFNGTKAVDEVSFTLARGHFLTILGPSGSGKTTLLRMIAGFLAPTGGEIVLAGRPVSAEPPHRRSIGMVFQKLALFPHMTAAENVAYPLRMRRFDARTIPDRVERYLELVRLGGYGGRRIHELSGGQQQRVAIARALVFEPDLLLLDEPLAALDKKLREEMQLEFRRIQRELGVTTINVTHDQREALVMSDEILVMDGGRTQQLAAPVETYRRPANPFVAGFIGVTNLLEGRALTAGGQMVAFGNLECQATPAGTGGIAAGAPVTVSIRAEQLRIADDADALDTDGTGGGLEVIVRATITEAIFEGERSVYAARVPALGNAVLRVFDHDPAAHRAWTPGQSVHLGWTARDLLVYPA, via the coding sequence ATGGTGCGCGTCGACCGGGTCAGCCGGAGCTTCAACGGCACCAAGGCGGTGGACGAGGTGTCCTTCACGCTGGCGCGTGGGCATTTTCTCACCATCCTCGGCCCCAGCGGGTCGGGCAAGACCACGCTGCTGCGCATGATCGCGGGCTTTCTTGCCCCCACCGGCGGCGAGATCGTGCTGGCCGGACGGCCGGTTTCGGCCGAGCCGCCGCATCGCCGCTCGATCGGCATGGTGTTCCAGAAACTGGCGCTGTTCCCGCATATGACCGCGGCCGAGAACGTCGCCTATCCGTTGCGCATGCGCCGCTTCGACGCCCGCACCATTCCGGATCGGGTGGAGCGCTATCTGGAACTGGTCCGGCTGGGCGGCTATGGCGGCCGGCGGATCCACGAACTGTCGGGCGGGCAGCAGCAGCGGGTGGCGATCGCCCGCGCGCTGGTCTTCGAACCCGATCTGCTGCTGCTCGACGAGCCGCTGGCGGCGCTGGACAAGAAGCTGCGGGAGGAGATGCAGCTGGAATTCCGCCGCATTCAGCGCGAACTGGGCGTCACCACCATCAACGTCACCCATGATCAGCGCGAAGCGCTGGTGATGTCGGACGAGATCCTGGTGATGGATGGCGGCCGGACCCAGCAGCTGGCGGCGCCGGTCGAGACCTATCGCCGCCCGGCTAACCCCTTCGTCGCCGGTTTCATCGGCGTGACCAATCTGCTGGAGGGCCGTGCGCTCACCGCCGGCGGCCAGATGGTCGCCTTCGGCAATCTGGAATGCCAGGCAACGCCGGCGGGGACGGGCGGCATCGCGGCCGGCGCGCCGGTGACGGTGTCGATCCGCGCCGAGCAGCTGCGTATCGCCGATGATGCCGATGCACTCGACACCGATGGTACCGGCGGCGGGCTGGAGGTGATCGTGCGGGCGACCATTACCGAGGCGATCTTCGAGGGCGAGCGGTCGGTCTATGCGGCCCGGGTTCCGGCGCTGGGCAATGCGGTGCTCAGGGTCTTCGATCATGATCCGGCGGCCCATCGCGCCTGGACACCGGGCCAGTCGGTGCATCTGGGCTGGACCGCACGCGACCTGCTGGTCTATCCGGCGTGA
- a CDS encoding SDR family NAD(P)-dependent oxidoreductase, with protein MSDTTASVLSRFSLAGRKALVTGASRGIGRALATGLAGAGAAVAVSGRDEAALEAVIARIIGAGGRAVAVPFDVSSVEETRAGVARAAEKLGGLDILVNNAGMEQVCPSLDVDEALWDRIQDTNLKGAFFCAQAAARIMSGAGGGAIINLCSLTSEVGVPTAAAYGASKSGLLGLTRTLATEWACHGIRVNGIGPGYFRTDMTEIFFEDQAWADRMRAGIPAGRFGEVDDLIGAAIFLASPAAAYVTGTLLYVDGGYMAAI; from the coding sequence ATGTCCGATACCACCGCCTCCGTTCTCTCCCGCTTCTCCCTGGCCGGCCGCAAGGCCCTGGTCACCGGTGCCAGTCGCGGCATCGGCCGGGCCCTCGCCACGGGCCTCGCCGGGGCCGGGGCCGCGGTCGCCGTCTCCGGCCGCGACGAGGCCGCACTCGAAGCGGTGATCGCCCGGATCATCGGCGCCGGCGGCCGCGCGGTCGCGGTACCCTTCGACGTGTCCTCGGTGGAAGAAACGCGCGCCGGCGTGGCCCGGGCTGCCGAAAAGCTCGGCGGGCTCGACATCCTGGTCAACAATGCCGGCATGGAACAGGTCTGCCCCTCACTCGATGTCGACGAGGCCTTGTGGGACAGGATCCAGGACACCAATCTGAAGGGCGCCTTCTTCTGCGCCCAGGCGGCCGCCCGGATCATGAGCGGCGCCGGCGGCGGTGCGATCATCAACCTCTGCTCGCTCACATCGGAAGTGGGCGTGCCGACAGCTGCCGCCTATGGCGCCTCCAAAAGCGGTCTTCTGGGCCTCACCCGCACGCTTGCAACCGAATGGGCGTGCCACGGTATCCGGGTCAACGGCATCGGCCCCGGCTATTTCCGCACCGACATGACCGAAATCTTCTTTGAAGACCAGGCCTGGGCCGACCGCATGCGCGCCGGCATCCCCGCCGGGCGTTTCGGAGAGGTCGACGACCTGATCGGCGCCGCGATCTTCCTCGCCTCCCCGGCCGCGGCCTATGTGACCGGCACCCTGCTCTATGTCGACGGCGGCTACATGGCCGCGATCTGA
- a CDS encoding TetR/AcrR family transcriptional regulator yields MARPRIDAEAVRARMVAETEALLRRHGPDKVTMSDVAAACGMSQSGAYRFFASRHALLVAVADHWFQDIETGMAAILVDPGLDPAGRITRLIRCQMDMKRQRLERDPGFFDACLDLAARDLSVVEGHLVRMRAMLARAVGEAMAAGVIARDDPDRVAALVEVMTTRFRDPWSIRSHPAGCTPAALDEVMTVIFRGLAPQIAAM; encoded by the coding sequence TTGGCGAGACCCAGGATCGATGCGGAGGCGGTGCGCGCGCGCATGGTGGCGGAAACCGAGGCACTGCTCAGGCGCCACGGCCCCGACAAGGTGACGATGTCCGATGTCGCCGCCGCCTGCGGCATGTCGCAATCCGGCGCCTATCGCTTTTTCGCCAGCCGCCATGCGCTGCTGGTGGCGGTTGCCGACCACTGGTTCCAGGACATCGAGACCGGCATGGCCGCGATCCTGGTCGATCCGGGTCTCGATCCGGCAGGCCGCATCACCCGGCTGATCCGATGTCAGATGGACATGAAGCGCCAGCGCCTGGAGCGTGATCCGGGCTTCTTCGATGCCTGCCTGGACCTTGCCGCCCGCGATCTCTCGGTGGTCGAAGGGCATCTCGTCCGCATGCGCGCCATGCTCGCCCGCGCGGTCGGCGAGGCGATGGCGGCAGGTGTCATCGCCCGGGACGACCCCGACCGGGTTGCGGCCCTGGTCGAGGTGATGACCACCCGCTTCCGCGACCCCTGGTCGATCCGCAGCCATCCTGCCGGCTGCACGCCCGCCGCGCTGGACGAGGTGATGACGGTGATCTTCCGCGGTCTCGCGCCTCAGATCGCGGCCATGTAG
- a CDS encoding isoprenylcysteine carboxylmethyltransferase family protein, which yields MTWLLPPILVLILLILMAVLARLWPEPGLLSDPWHLLGLVLLLAGIALPLMVSRLFRRVRTNINTFRDPDVMVADGPFRISRNPIYLGFALILLGAALLSGAAVALLPALAFVLITDRWYIPFEEARMSAQFGAAYDDYRRRTRRWL from the coding sequence ATGACATGGCTGCTGCCCCCGATCCTGGTCCTGATCCTGCTGATCCTGATGGCGGTTCTGGCGCGGCTCTGGCCGGAGCCGGGGCTGCTGTCCGATCCCTGGCACCTGTTGGGCCTGGTGCTCCTGCTGGCCGGCATCGCTCTGCCCCTGATGGTCTCCCGTCTCTTCCGGCGGGTCCGGACCAACATCAACACCTTTCGTGACCCGGATGTGATGGTGGCCGACGGGCCGTTCCGCATCTCCCGCAACCCGATCTATCTGGGCTTCGCCCTGATCCTGCTTGGTGCGGCCCTGTTGTCCGGTGCGGCGGTGGCCCTGCTGCCGGCTCTGGCTTTCGTGCTCATCACCGATCGCTGGTACATTCCGTTCGAAGAGGCGCGCATGTCGGCGCAGTTCGGCGCCGCCTACGACGATTATCGCCGGCGCACGCGGCGGTGGCTCTGA
- a CDS encoding FdhF/YdeP family oxidoreductase: protein MSRPLRHHPYDAPSGGWGSMQSLVRHASRQQVWGSALGELPRQNKPDGFMCVSCAWAKPAEPHPAEFCENGAKATFWELTSKRATPDFFARHTTKELRGREDFDLENEGRLTCPMRHDPETDRYLPVSWEEAFAAIGRRLKTFDPDRVVFYASGRASLEASYMYQLFARIYGTNNLPDSSNMCHETTSKALPKSIGVPVGTVDLDDFEHTDCILAFGQNVGSNAPRMLHPLQRAAERGVSMLVFNPMRERGWLTFVDPQNPGQMLSGRPTRLASRYHQPRPAGDIAVMTGMAKTLLALDDAAQAAGEPRVLDQAFIDEHCHGFEDFEQMVRRTGWDEIERNAGLTRAAIEDAGRIYARAERAIAIYGMGLTQHRLGSDSVGMLVNLLLMRGQIGRIGAGILPVRGHSNVQGQRTVGIADDPALVPIDRLGKMYGFVPPRKKGFTTVEACEAMLEDGVDAFIGLGGNFLRAVPDHARMEPAWSRLKLAVHVATKLNRSHLVTADETYLLPCLGRLEEDVQAGGPQVVTMEDSTAHIHASRGRARPASPDLLSEIRIVAELAKATLSGTARVPWDDWVADYGRIRDAIARTFPEDFHDMNARMFTPGGFARPLAARDRRWTTETGKANFRTPAALNASFDPDDDDTIFRLITLRSNDQFNTTIYGYRDRFRGIDGSRMVVMMNREDIERMGLVSGARVVLTTVAEDGIPRRKAGLTVLAYDVPKGCLAAYYPECNVLVPLSHHERDSLTPAAKSVPVRIAAEVAVGSEAAPTGPRDGSRAL from the coding sequence ATGTCCCGCCCGCTCCGCCACCACCCGTATGACGCGCCGTCAGGCGGCTGGGGATCAATGCAGTCGCTTGTCCGCCATGCCAGCCGCCAGCAGGTCTGGGGCAGTGCGCTCGGGGAACTGCCGCGCCAGAACAAGCCCGACGGCTTCATGTGCGTCAGCTGCGCCTGGGCCAAGCCGGCCGAGCCGCATCCGGCGGAGTTCTGCGAGAACGGCGCCAAGGCGACCTTTTGGGAGCTGACCTCGAAACGGGCGACACCCGACTTTTTCGCCCGCCATACCACGAAGGAGCTGCGGGGCCGGGAAGATTTCGACCTGGAGAACGAGGGTCGGCTGACCTGCCCGATGCGCCACGACCCCGAAACCGACCGCTACCTGCCGGTCTCGTGGGAGGAGGCCTTCGCCGCGATCGGCCGCCGGCTGAAGACCTTCGATCCCGACCGGGTGGTGTTCTATGCCTCGGGGCGCGCCTCGCTCGAAGCCTCGTACATGTACCAGCTTTTCGCGCGGATCTACGGCACCAACAACCTGCCCGACAGTTCCAACATGTGCCACGAGACGACCTCGAAGGCGCTGCCGAAGAGCATCGGCGTGCCGGTCGGTACCGTGGACCTGGATGATTTCGAGCACACCGACTGCATCCTGGCCTTCGGGCAGAATGTGGGATCCAACGCGCCGCGGATGCTGCACCCATTGCAGCGCGCAGCGGAGCGCGGCGTGTCGATGCTGGTCTTCAATCCGATGCGCGAGCGGGGCTGGCTGACCTTCGTCGATCCGCAGAACCCGGGACAGATGCTGTCGGGGCGCCCGACGCGGCTCGCCTCGCGCTATCATCAACCGCGGCCGGCGGGTGACATCGCCGTCATGACGGGCATGGCCAAGACGCTGCTGGCGTTGGACGATGCGGCCCAGGCGGCGGGGGAGCCGCGCGTGCTCGACCAGGCTTTCATCGACGAGCATTGCCACGGGTTCGAGGACTTCGAGCAGATGGTCCGCAGGACCGGCTGGGACGAGATCGAACGCAATGCCGGCCTGACCCGTGCGGCGATTGAGGATGCCGGCCGCATCTATGCCCGTGCCGAACGTGCGATCGCGATCTACGGCATGGGGCTGACCCAGCACAGGCTGGGATCCGACAGCGTCGGCATGCTGGTCAACCTGCTGCTGATGCGCGGGCAGATCGGCCGCATCGGCGCCGGGATCCTGCCGGTGCGCGGCCATTCCAACGTCCAGGGGCAGCGCACCGTCGGCATCGCCGACGATCCGGCACTGGTGCCGATCGACCGGCTGGGCAAGATGTACGGGTTCGTGCCGCCGCGGAAGAAGGGCTTCACGACGGTCGAGGCCTGCGAAGCCATGCTGGAGGACGGCGTCGACGCCTTCATCGGTCTTGGCGGCAACTTCCTGCGGGCGGTGCCCGATCATGCGCGGATGGAACCGGCCTGGAGCCGGCTGAAGCTGGCGGTCCATGTGGCGACAAAGCTGAACCGCAGCCATCTGGTGACGGCGGATGAAACCTATCTTCTGCCCTGCCTGGGCCGGCTGGAAGAGGATGTTCAGGCCGGCGGTCCGCAGGTGGTGACGATGGAGGATTCGACCGCCCATATCCACGCCTCGCGCGGGCGGGCGCGGCCGGCGAGCCCCGATCTGCTCTCTGAAATCCGGATCGTCGCCGAACTGGCCAAGGCGACGCTGTCCGGAACCGCGCGGGTACCCTGGGATGACTGGGTGGCGGATTACGGCCGCATCCGCGATGCCATCGCCCGAACCTTCCCCGAGGACTTCCACGACATGAATGCGCGCATGTTCACCCCCGGCGGCTTCGCCCGGCCATTGGCGGCGCGCGACCGGCGCTGGACCACCGAGACGGGCAAGGCCAATTTCCGCACGCCCGCCGCGCTCAACGCCAGCTTCGACCCCGATGACGACGACACGATCTTCCGGCTGATCACGCTCAGGTCCAACGACCAGTTCAACACCACGATCTATGGCTATCGCGACCGTTTCCGCGGCATCGACGGATCGCGGATGGTGGTGATGATGAACCGCGAGGATATCGAGCGGATGGGCCTGGTCTCCGGCGCGCGGGTGGTCCTGACCACCGTTGCCGAAGACGGCATCCCGCGCCGCAAGGCCGGGCTCACCGTGCTGGCCTATGACGTGCCGAAGGGCTGCCTCGCCGCCTATTACCCTGAATGCAACGTGCTGGTGCCGCTCTCGCATCACGAGCGCGACAGCCTGACGCCGGCCGCCAAATCGGTGCCGGTCAGGATCGCCGCCGAGGTGGCAGTCGGGTCGGAAGCGGCACCCACGGGCCCGCGAGACGGATCTCGGGCCCTATAA
- a CDS encoding GntR family transcriptional regulator, with product MAETTAERIARVLGDRIVSGELAPGTPVRQDRIAEEFEASHVPAREAFQMLKAQGLLVSEPRRGMRVAPLDAAAVQEMTEIRASLEVLALKYAVPKLNAAALERIERALIAGDEARTMAEWELANRAFHRELAAPCRMPRLIAMIEDLQLANARIILSANRGAGWRPGSNLAHRQIFEALKARDGARAVTLLDQHIRVLERAAAPVTKAVPPG from the coding sequence ATGGCAGAGACCACGGCGGAACGTATCGCCCGGGTGTTGGGGGACAGGATCGTCTCGGGAGAACTGGCACCCGGCACACCGGTGCGGCAGGACCGGATTGCCGAGGAATTCGAGGCGAGCCATGTGCCGGCGCGCGAGGCCTTTCAGATGCTGAAGGCTCAGGGGCTGCTGGTCTCGGAGCCCCGGCGCGGCATGCGGGTCGCGCCGCTGGATGCGGCGGCGGTGCAGGAAATGACCGAGATCCGGGCATCGCTGGAGGTGCTGGCGCTGAAATACGCCGTGCCGAAGCTGAATGCCGCCGCGCTGGAGCGGATCGAGCGGGCGTTGATCGCGGGCGACGAGGCCCGGACCATGGCCGAGTGGGAACTGGCCAACCGCGCCTTTCACCGCGAACTGGCCGCCCCCTGCCGGATGCCGCGGCTGATCGCGATGATCGAGGATCTGCAGCTGGCCAATGCGCGGATCATCCTGTCGGCCAATCGCGGCGCCGGCTGGCGGCCCGGATCCAATCTTGCCCATCGGCAGATCTTCGAGGCGCTGAAGGCGCGCGACGGCGCCCGCGCCGTCACTCTGCTCGATCAGCATATCCGGGTGCTGGAGCGGGCGGCGGCACCGGTGACAAAGGCGGTACCTCCGGGTTGA